DNA from Chloroherpetonaceae bacterium:
CCGGTTCAACCTACAAAATGATTTCAACTTTAGCCGCACTTGAAGAAAAAATCGCCAAGCCCTCTCAAACCTTCTTCTGCTCCGGTCGATTTCGATTTGGGAATAAAGAGTTTCTTTGTCACGGTGGTAAAGGGCACGGCTCCGTGGATATGACAAAAGCAATCGAGGTGTCTTGTAATTCCTATTTTTATAACTTGATGTTTAAGATTGGCTTTGAAAATTGGACGAAATACGGCCGGCTTTTTGGGTTTGGAAGAAAAACGGGAATTGATATCCCAGATGAGTTTTCGGCGCCATTGCCGTCCAAAGAATACTTTGATAAAATCTATGGCTTTCGTCGATGGACAGATGGATACTTGGTAAGTTTAAGCATAGGACAAGGAGAAGTGGGCGCTTCGCCAATGCAGATGGCGGTTTATACCGCCGCTCTTGCCAATAGTGGCCTTTTGCTCAAACCCCATTTTTTGAAGGGCTACAACGACCCCGAAACAGGGAAATTCATTTCACATAAAATTGATAGCACAAGGCTGCCAATTTCTCAATCAACTTTTGATGTTGTACGAAATGGAATGCTTCGTTGCGTTGAATATGGAACGGCCCAAATTGCCAAAGTACCAAATGTACAAGTCGCCGGAAAAACAGGCACAGCCCAAAACCCTCACGGTGATGATCATGCGTGGTTTATCAGTTTTGCACCATATGAGAATCCGTCGATTGCAATCGTCGTAATGGTTGAAAATGCCGGTTTTGGTGGCGTTGTTGCTGCCCCGATTTCAGGTGAAATGATGAAGTACTATTTCTCGAATCGCGAAAGGAAAGAGGTCGCTCCCGCACAAAACGCCATTACTTCTCGGTAAGGCAATAAAATACGAGAAGTGAAATTTTAATAACATCCCCAAAAATTTAGGCACGACATGTCTGTTCAAAAAACTGAACATAAATTAACGACAGAAGAAGCGCTGGCATATTCGAAGATTGAGTCTTGGGTCAAAGCCAGAGTTTCTGAAAAGCCGTCGCCATTTACATTGCAAGATGCAATTGCAGCAAGCGGAATCGAAGCAGCCATTCTTGAGCCTGTCCTGTCGAATCTGATAGCGCGTTATTCCTGCAGGCTTCAAGTGACTGAAAATGGCGAGTTGATTTTTGATTTCGATGCCCCGCTCAAACGCTTAAATCAAAAGCCACTTGAAGATTATGCGAAAGAAATTCTCTCTTTTTTGTGGAAAGGGTTTCAACTTTTTTTCAAGGCGTGGATTGCTTTGACCCTAGTGGTTTATTTCTCACTCTTCGTGGTGATTCTAATCGCAATCATTTTAGGTCTGGCTTTTTCAGGCGATAATAAAAAGAATAAAAATTCACTTGATGTCTCCGCCTTAGGGAAGGTGTTCGATGTATTCTTCTCCATTTTTCGATTCTCCACTGTTATCAGTAATACTACTCGCGCAACAGATCAGTTCGGTTATGATTATAAAAAATTTAAGCCTAAGCCTTCGGTACTGAACGAGAATAAAAAAGGATTCGTGGCATCAGTGTATGACTTTGTCTTTGGACCGCCACGTGTCGAAAAAGATATACTTTCGGATGAAAAGGAAGTCTTGGCCTTTCTGAGAGAAAATGCCGGAGTAATTTCACAAACGGAAGTGATGGCACTTTCGGGAAGAGATCAAAAAAGTGCAGCCCATTTTTTTGCTCGATGTGCTGGAAAATTCGGAGGTATAATCAAAGTCTCAGAAAACGGAAGTATTTATGCTGTCTATGACGAAGTACTTATTGGAAAGGATGCAGCAGAAACTAAGTCAATTGAATATTACTGGGATGAATATGAGCCAAAGTTTGAATTCTCATCAAATACAGTGGGGCGTGACATGCTCATTGGGGCAATGAATTTTTTTAACTTGGCAATGAGTCTTTTTATGCTCAACCTTATTTGGGAATTGCCTTCACCATCAATTCAAATAATCATTAATGCATTTAAGGCCAATGACCTGAATGATCCTTTCATTTGGTTCTTTAGTTTTGCCCCATTCATTTTTTCTTTTCTTTTTTTTATCATTCCATTTATTCGCGCGTTTTGGATAATAAAAATGAATCAAAAACTTCACGAGATTAATATTCGTAAGCGATTTTGGAAATCCGCTTTTGTTACAAAAGGAAGTCCAAAAAGCCTGAAAGAATTTGAAGGACTCGTGAATGCCAATTCAAAAGAAGAAAAAATTACAGGGAGCATTTTCAATCTCTATTTTGAAAAATTAAAAACCGAACTAGGATTTGAAATGACCGCAGATTCTGATGGCACTTACCGCGTAAGTTTTCCTCAGTTACACCTTGAATTGAACGATGTTCAAGCATTAAGAGAAAAAAGAAACCTTGCTCCAAAGCTTGGAAAAGTTATATTGGATACAGGGAAAAGTAACTGAAGTTTAGATTTTAAATTAAAATCATTCGTTACAAGCAATGCCTTTTGAATACCAAATCGAAAAGGAACTCGTTTCTGTTAGAGGTTTTGGAGAAAGCAGTCTTCACGAATGTATTGAAGCGCTTCATGTAGTGATGAGTGATTCCGACTACCAAGAACATACACCGGTTATTGTCGATTTAAGCCATATCTCGTACACCCCATCTTTTCACGACTTAAAAGAAATTGGAGCAATTTCAGAGGAATTGTGTCAAAAGTTTAAGTCAAAAATAGCCGTGGTAGTTTCTGGATTTCTACATTTTGGTTTGGCTAAAACATTGTGCGGAATCATCGAAATTCACGGAGTTAAAATGAATGTGTTTTTTCGAGAAGACACTGCTAAGCATTGGGTACATGATGCTTAAATGAAATCAAGATCAAAGGGATACTTTGCAGAACACTTTCCGCCGAATTGATTCGCCGTTATTTCGTCGCAATTCTGAATCCAAAGCAGATTATTCATGATAAAAAAAATATCATTCCTTTTCATACCATTCCTTTTGATTAACCCAGTATTTGCTCAAGATTCTGATTTTGAAGCTTGGAAAAAGAAGGAAGCTGAATCCTTCAAGCAATTTAAAGATGCAGAAGACAAGGCCTTTATTGGGTTCTTAAGAGCCGATTGGAAAGCCTTTAAAGCGTCTTTAGGAGAAAAACCGGATGAAACCCCTAAACCAAAAAAGATTCCAATAGCAGAAACGCAACCTAATCGAAATATCATTGGTTATAAAAAATCAAATAAAGTTACAGAAACCACTAAGCCTGAAATAAGTAAAGCCTATAAAGCTCCACCCAAAAAGGTTGCCGAGCCTGTGGCTGAAGAACGAGAAAACTTTAACTTTTCTGAAGCAGCTTTTTATGGTTCTCCATTTGCAGTTTCTTATCCAAAAAAAGTCCCTCAATCAATTACGAGCAAGGTCACAAGCGAACTTATCGCCAAGTTTTATGAGTCAATGGCATCATCTCAATACGATAGCACCCTTCGCCAAGCCTTATTTTATAAGCGATGGTATGGACTCAATGATTGGGGGTTCGCGTTACTTCTTTCTAAAATGGCCTTGCAAGTTTATCCAAAATCAACCGACTCCCGTCATCTGTTTGTTTGGTTTTTTCTTCTAAAATCAGGGTTTGATGCGAGAGTGGGCTATGATGATGAAGGGGTTGCTTTGATGCTACCTTCTGAAAATACAATGTATGCCACACCCTATTTTACAATCGATTCGAAACGCTTTTACTTGATTTCTTTTGAGGGTAAGCCTGCGAAAGCACGATCTCTTTATACTTACGAGGGCAAAAATCCAAAATCTATAAAGCTGATTAACCTCTCATTTTCTCAGCCCTTGCTACTAAAACCGTCTTCTCAAGTCAGACGGCTCTCATTTGAATACAACGGCGAAAAAATTTCTTTTGCAGTCGCCTACAATCGCTCAAATGTTGAATTTCTTAAGGCTTACCCACAAACCAACATTCAACTCTATTTTGATAGTAAAATTCCAAAAGATCTCGAAGCTTCATTGTTAGGCGCATTGCAACCGTATCTAACCGGAAAAACAGAAGCGGAGGCTGCTAATTTTCTACTGCGTTTTGTTCAAAAAGCGTTTCAATACAAAACCGATGATGATCAATTTGGATATGAAAAGTATTTCTTCCCCGAAGAATCAATCTTTTATCCTTATTGTGACTGTGAAGACCGCTCAATTTTGTATGCTTATCTTATTCGAAAACTTATCGGTTTAGAAGTGGTTGGGCTTGACTACCCCGGTCATATTGCAACAGCTGTGAAGTTTTCATCCCCCCTTGAAGGAGACTTTGATAAACTTGAAGTCAATGGTGATAGCTACATCATTTGTGATCCAACTTATATCAATGCTGATATTGGAATGGCAATGCCAAACCTAAAAAATACTGTACCAACCATTATTCCACTTCAAGCGCCAAACCGTGCCCGATAAAGATAAAAACTACCAATTCCCGAACGACCCAAAGCCTTATCAATTGCTAGAGTCGAAGTATCTCTTTACTCAACCGCCTTGGCTTGTCATGCGCGAAGACCGGCTCAAAGTGCCTGATGGAGGAATTATTGAAAAATATTGGGTTTGGGAATATCCTGCTTGGGTGAATGTTATAGCAATAACTGAACGAAATGAAATTGTACTCATTCGGCAATATCGTTACGCGTTGGGGAAAGTTTATTTTGAAATTCCTGCGGGTACTATAGACCCGGGAGAGACGAATCTTGAAAGCGCTGCACGTCGAGAATTACTTGAAGAAACGGGCTACGGCGAGGGAACTTGGGAACTCTTCATGACCCTCTCGGCAAATCCTGCGCTTCAAAACAATCTTACTTATACTTTTCTGGCAAAAGGTGTCCGGAAAATCTCAGAGCAGAAACTTGAATCTACAGAAGATATTCAGGTTCATTTAATGCCCGTGGATGAATTAAAAGAGATTTTATTTAATGAAGGATTTATTCAAGCTCTACATACAGCTCCTTTACTGAAATATCTTCTCATGAGGGAGCAAGGTAATTAACAAGCATTTCAATAAAGCAATTTTGTTTCTCAAAAGCTATTTTCTTTGAGACTTTTGAAAAAATTCAAAATGGCACGAATTAGCCCTTCAAGTGGTTAAGAAACAAAGAAAAAATTTGTAAGCGATTGCAATAATGAAGATTATCACTACCTTGAAAAAAATTTAACCCTTTGATGAATCACCGATTTATATCCAACCTTTTTTTTACTTCTTGCTTGCTTTGCAATTCAAGTCAAAATGGCTTCGCAAAGAATCTAACTGAAATCAATAATCATGTTTGAAACTGTCGAATTACAAGCTGCGACGAAATCGGAGCTTTATAAAGAATTAACCAAACAGCTTTATCATCTCATTGACGGTGAGCGAGACTTTATCGCCAATGCGTCGAATTTTTCATCACTATTGTTTAACTCACTCCCTGATTTAAATTGGGCAGGTTTTTATATTTATAAAGAAAAGGAACTTGTTTTAGGCCCTTTTCAAGGTAAACCTGCGTGTGTCCGAATTGCTATCGGAAAAGGGGTTTGTGGTACCGCGGCTGAACGGCTTAAAACAGTGATTGTCAAAGACGTCCATTCCTTCCCGGGGCACATTGCATGCGATGCCGCTTCGAATTCAGAGATTGTGGTACCAATGATTAAAAATGGTGTATTCATTGGGGTTCTTGATTTAGATAGCCCGTTGGTCGAACGCTTTGATGAAGAGGATAAAGCCGGTCTTGAAAATTTGGTTGAAATGTTTCTCAGTAAAACAGACATTCGTTATTTCTAAAAATCCATTGATACAGATAAAATTTTATATTTGGCTGAAGAAGGCCTTTGGAATGCAGTATAGCTTGCATCTCCGTTACTAATAATTACAGAACGGCAACTTCATTGAGTATATGAATCACGACAATGAGTTTTTTGATGAAAGCGCCAATCCGTCTTCACGGCCGCGTCATAATCATACCCTAAAAACGGCGAAGTCACTCGCTGATAATCCATCTGAGCTTTGTGCCGTATCCGATACGGACGCTCTTGATGAGTATGTCATTATTCTTCTCGAGAATAGTGAACCGGAGCGTGCTTTGGTCATTGCCGAGCACTTTATTCAAATAGCCCCATTCAGCAGCGATAGTTGGTTTCGATTTGGGGCATCGCTCTCGGCATTAGCCCGATTCAAAGATTCAATTGATTCGCTCGAAAAAGCCTTGAAGTTGAATCCTAATGATTTTGAAATTTTAATGCACTTAGGCATCACACATGATAATGCAGGTAATCTTGATGAGTCATTAGCCTATTTTGAAGAAGCTGTAAAATTTGCCCCATACGACGATGAAGCGCACTTCTGCCGAGCCTTAGCCCTTGAAAAAATGGAGCGCTATCAGGAAGCAGAACAAGAATTGGAAGCATGCCTGAAAATTAATCCGTTACACCCTGAGGCTTGGTATGAATTGGGTTATTGTAAAGATATGATGAGCAAATTTGATGAAAGCTTAAATTGTTACGATAAACACTTGGATTTTGAGCCCTACAGCACGAATACTTGGTACAACCGAGGGATTATCCTCACAAAATTAAATCGGTTAAAAGAAGCAGTTCACAGTTATGATATGGCACTGGCCATTCGTGAAAACTTTTCCTCTGCGTGGTATAACCGCGGGAATGTATTGGCTTCGATGAATCAGTTAGAAGAAGCCATTCAAAGCTACCGCCAAACGCTTACTTATGAGCCCAATGATGTTTCAAGCTATTTTAACATCGCGATGGCGTTTGAGGAATTAGAAAATTTTCCAGAAGCGATTACTCATTACTTAAAGTGCGTTGAAATCGATCCTGAGTATGCAGATGGATGGTATGCACTTGCGTGCTGTTACGATGCCGCCGAAAGTTTTGAAAGCGCATATGCCGCTATAACTCATGCCTTAGACCTTTCTCCGGCATGTCCGGATTTCCTTCACATCAAGGCTGATGTGGAGTTCAACTTAGGGAGAACTGAGGATGCATTATTAACTTATGAAGAGTTGCTTCAATTGGAGCCCGATAATGTTTACGTTTGGTTTGATTATGCCGCCTCTCTACTTGATTCCGGCGATGCTGCTGCAGCAGTCACGGCTTTCGAACAAGTGATTCGCTTGGAACCGAATCTATCAGATGCTCATTTTGAATTGGCATGTGCTTATAAAATACTTGGGAATACTCAAGAAACTCTAATCGCCTTGCGAAATGCAATCATGCTTGATTCAGAAAAACGATCTTTATTTCAAAAGGTTTTTCCTGAGCTTTACAAACATGACTCTGTTCGAAGCTATTTAGGAATTACAACCTAAGACTCTTCGGTTTTTAATTTGATATCATCTTTTATCTTAATGTCACAAGCGAAAAAAATATTAGGTTTAATCGGACATGAAATCGATTATTCGCTTTCTCCGCTGATGCACAACACAGCTGCCGAGGCATTGGGATTGGATGTATTCTACACCATCTTTGACGTTTATCCTCCTGAAAACCTCTCTGACGCTCTCTATGGAATTCGCGCACTTGATATTATGGGCGTTAATGTAACAATTCCCTATAAAGAACAAGTGGTTCGTTATATGGATTCATTATCCGCTGAAGCCTCTGAGGTTCGTGCCGTAAATACAATACTAAATCATGAAGGAAACCTCATTGGATACAATACGGATATCTATGGTTTTTCAGAGCCATTGAAATCCTATAAAGATCAAATCGAAGGTCATGCCGTGGCCGTATATGGAACCGGCGGCGCCGCAAGAGCGGTTGTTCAAGCCTTAAAGCAATATTTCAATCCTTCAAAAGTATATATCCTTGCACGCGATGAAGGTAAAGGCGGTGCATTTGTTGATCGCTTCAAACGCCGGAGCAAAAATATGAAGATTTCTGCTGTTGAAATGACTGACGAAAGTGTGGTACCAATTCTTGAGGAATGCCGGCTAATCGTTAATTCTACACCAATCGGAACGCATCACCATAGCCCTTCCGCAAATCAAACTGCGACGGCGATAACCAAACCTGATCCTCTTGTATTGCCCGAATGGAAAATTTGGAATTCTGATAAAATCGCCTACGATTTGGTTTATCGCCCACAAATGACGGATTTCCTCTCTGTAGCCAAAAAAGAAGGTGCGCAAATCGTCTCAGGCCTTGAAATGCTCATTCATCAAGGGGCTAAATCCTTCGAAATATGGACAGGTAAAGAAATGCCAATCGAAAAAGTAAGGGCAATATTGCTTGCTAAACTCGATGAGCAAGCTCACACCAACGAATTGCCGACCGCTCACCTTAAGTGACCCTTTTTCTTTTTTGTTCAAACTTATACATTTTAACATTCGTTAACATGATACCTTTCCGCTCTACAAGGTTTTTGGAGCGGCACTTAACTTTATTCAAAAATGCTTACAAAAATTTTAACCGAAAGGCACATTTTAGGCCTAACGCTTTGGAGTTATCTTGAATCAAACGACAGGAAAAGCCCCGTTTTTTCCGAAGTCTTTTCTGAGAATAATTCTCAAATTGAACTCCTTCAAAGCTTCGCAAGTGAAAACACTCTTGCAACCGTTACACAAAATATCCGTCAATTTGCTGAAAATGCACCACTAACGCCACGAACTGAAAAAGAAGTGATGCAACTCGTTTTAGACAAAGAATTTGAAATCATGCGACTGACTGAGGAATTGATGATGCATCCGGATACCAGTGTATTTGTGCTTCGAAATATTCGATATGCCGCGAAGTCACATAAATTGTTCGTTGAGGAGTTATCCGAAAAGGCAACTTCTTCATTTTAACCTCCGTGATTCCTTACCTAAAATTGTTTTTTCTGATTTGTTGAAAGATTTATAATGGGAAGGGTCGAAAAGCATGAAAGGGCGAGCCAATCGCCCTTCTTTATTTATTTGAAAAAGAGCTTTATTCAACCCTTTTTCAATCTATTTTTGTACAATGTTTTTGAAGACGCCAAGTGCAATCAAAAAACTAAGCGGTGAAATTGCTCTTACCGAAAATAGCGTTGAATCTTCCTTTCACACGTTTGCAAATTAAATACCGAGATCAATTCAATGAATATTTCTATTCAAAACATAAAAAAATCTTACAACGGAAAAGTTGCTCTCA
Protein-coding regions in this window:
- a CDS encoding NUDIX hydrolase, with amino-acid sequence MPDKDKNYQFPNDPKPYQLLESKYLFTQPPWLVMREDRLKVPDGGIIEKYWVWEYPAWVNVIAITERNEIVLIRQYRYALGKVYFEIPAGTIDPGETNLESAARRELLEETGYGEGTWELFMTLSANPALQNNLTYTFLAKGVRKISEQKLESTEDIQVHLMPVDELKEILFNEGFIQALHTAPLLKYLLMREQGN
- a CDS encoding GAF domain-containing protein; this encodes MFETVELQAATKSELYKELTKQLYHLIDGERDFIANASNFSSLLFNSLPDLNWAGFYIYKEKELVLGPFQGKPACVRIAIGKGVCGTAAERLKTVIVKDVHSFPGHIACDAASNSEIVVPMIKNGVFIGVLDLDSPLVERFDEEDKAGLENLVEMFLSKTDIRYF
- a CDS encoding tetratricopeptide repeat protein, which produces MNHDNEFFDESANPSSRPRHNHTLKTAKSLADNPSELCAVSDTDALDEYVIILLENSEPERALVIAEHFIQIAPFSSDSWFRFGASLSALARFKDSIDSLEKALKLNPNDFEILMHLGITHDNAGNLDESLAYFEEAVKFAPYDDEAHFCRALALEKMERYQEAEQELEACLKINPLHPEAWYELGYCKDMMSKFDESLNCYDKHLDFEPYSTNTWYNRGIILTKLNRLKEAVHSYDMALAIRENFSSAWYNRGNVLASMNQLEEAIQSYRQTLTYEPNDVSSYFNIAMAFEELENFPEAITHYLKCVEIDPEYADGWYALACCYDAAESFESAYAAITHALDLSPACPDFLHIKADVEFNLGRTEDALLTYEELLQLEPDNVYVWFDYAASLLDSGDAAAAVTAFEQVIRLEPNLSDAHFELACAYKILGNTQETLIALRNAIMLDSEKRSLFQKVFPELYKHDSVRSYLGITT
- a CDS encoding shikimate dehydrogenase; translated protein: MSQAKKILGLIGHEIDYSLSPLMHNTAAEALGLDVFYTIFDVYPPENLSDALYGIRALDIMGVNVTIPYKEQVVRYMDSLSAEASEVRAVNTILNHEGNLIGYNTDIYGFSEPLKSYKDQIEGHAVAVYGTGGAARAVVQALKQYFNPSKVYILARDEGKGGAFVDRFKRRSKNMKISAVEMTDESVVPILEECRLIVNSTPIGTHHHSPSANQTATAITKPDPLVLPEWKIWNSDKIAYDLVYRPQMTDFLSVAKKEGAQIVSGLEMLIHQGAKSFEIWTGKEMPIEKVRAILLAKLDEQAHTNELPTAHLK